The nucleotide window CCTCAACAAGCTGGAAGAGGCGCCTCTCTCGCCAGAGCTTCGGACCTTCATCCTCCCGTCCAAGACTCCAAGCCCTGCATCGTCTTGCGAGGCTGCCCGCGACTCTCCTCTCCCACTGTCATCGACCGGGCCTCGCCCTCCCGCCCAAATGGCCACCAAAAGGTACAGCATGCATTCTACCTTGAGTCTGTCCCCCCGGAGCGACGATATGATCACCCCTCTCCCGACGTCTCCCATGGTAGCAACGACATCTCCCAGGGCTCCGCCTCGGGCAGCGCCGACAACCCCTCCAGCCCCATCAAGCAAGCAAATGCTCCGCGTTGACCATTCGAGAGCTAGCTTAAACAGACGCAGCATGCCTCAACTCGCCGAGGGACCCCCACCAGCACCGCCACCAAACTGCGCGCTGCCTCCCATCCCTCAGAAACTACGCCCCAGAGCGTAGGCTGTCTGTCCTTCGCTTGTTCCATTCACAAGATCAACCATTTCTCTTTTGCTTTCTTCTGACCACGGCCCATAGAACAGCCCACAACGGCGCAGGTGTCACGTTTCCTATGTCTCTGGTTACTTTGGTTTTGATGTTTGCGTCATACCCCTTTGCTGCGCAAATCGGCGTTTATCGGATAGAAAGGCGCCCTCTCCGTGGTTCGTCATCTGGACGGCCTTTGGACTGTTTCGACGGTGGTGGCGGGCATAGAAAGCATGGCTGGTTTTGGCAGATGTAGAAAGAGGCGACGAAATCTCTGGGATGGGCCCCCAGGTGACGCATCGTATGACCTGTATCAGTATAGAAGGCGCCTTTATGAGGCAGTAAAATTCAAAGACATAAAATGGAACACAAGTGTTATCTGAGTGTGAAGTGCGATACAGATATTCTTGACAATGATGGATCGGACAATCGAAGGCGGAAGGCTCGAGACCGATCAGCTGGCGAACGTAGTGTACTGTGTCCGGACAGGAGGCTGAAGGGGGCAGGTGAGAGCCAAAGCGGTCTAGCGTCTTCTGCCCCACTGCATCGCTCAGTGGCGCACCACGAAAATCAATCAACCATCAAAATTCCTCGTCAAGGACCCCACCACGAACTTGACCATCGCGACAACCCGCTTCGAAACAGCAAACCTCTGACCGATACGACCGATTTCGAGCCCGGATCCGATTGTCACGTACGCGAGAATAGCATTCGTCATCATGGCTACGCCCAAGACCAAGTATGCCGCACACACCGACCTTTATTTTTCTTTCCCTCACCGAAAGCAAAAGAGGCGAGTGAAAATAGAAACCAAATCAGCTAACCCCCTCAACCAGGCACGACtgggccgacgacgaagacgtcgaggagaCATCGACCGAGCTTCCCGCGCCCCAAACTATCAGCAACAAGGACGGCACCAAGACCATCATCACCTTCCGCTACAATGACCAGGGCAAGAAGGTCAAGATGACCCGCCGCATCCGCTACACGACGCACACTGAGAAGGTGAACCCCCGCGTCGCCGAGCGCAAGACGTGGTCCAAGTTCGGCCTCAGCGCCAAGGACCCCGCGGGTCCGGCCCCGGACACGACCTCGGTCGGCGAGAACATCATCTTCCGCCCTAGCACGAACTGGCgcaaggacgagaaggagcagggcgaggacgccggcgcccaggccCTCAAGGACAAGCTCAAGGACAAGCAGGTCAAGTGCCGTATCTGCAACGGCGAGCATTTCACCGCCCGCTGTCCCTACAAGGACACCATGGCGCCCGTCGGCggagacgccgccgatgtcgCCGCGGGCATGCCCGACGAGCCGGgtgcgggcggcgccgcggcggctggTGGCCCTGGCGTTAAGAAGGGCAGTTACGTCCCGCCAGCGCTCAGAGcgggcgcggccggcggtgCGGCTGCGGGAGACAGGATGGGCGGCAGCAAGTACGGCGAGCGGGACGACCTCGCCACGCTGCGTGTCACCAACGTGGGTTCTTCCGTTCCTGGCGTCGTGATGGCTGACTGGCATACTGACAATCGGACGACAGGTTTcggagatggcggaggagcaggagctcCGCGACATGTTCGAGCGCTTCGGCCGCGTCACACGCGTCTTCCTTGCCAAGGACAGGGAGACGGGTCTGGCCAAGGGCTTCGCATTCATCAGCTTCGCGGACCGAGGCGAtgccgtcaaggccgccgccaagatggACGGTTTCGGTTTCAAGCACTTGATCTTGAGAGTCGAGTtcgccaagaaggcggcctAAGCTGGGAAGCGCGTGGTATTGGGGGTGGTGGTAGAGGTGGTGGTTGCACGGTAACGACGACGGTTCTTTTGATGCGACTACTGGAGATACGGCTACGGCAACGGTACAAAAATTGGCATCCTAGGGGTACGGTAGTTTatctctttttctctccccctctctcggGAATGCAAAGTCATGATCTTACGGGAAACCAGACGGTACGCTTGAAAGGGGTTTGTGGGGTGTCGGCGAGGGCTTGGCCGAAGCAGGTCGAGTGCGACGCGTTTGGCCTCCTGAAGAAGCAGACAGGTCTGCAGAGTTTTCAACGTCCTTCTGGTTGGTGCTTGTATGGGAATTAATGTTGCTAGATTTCTGGTAACAAGGAAAATGTGCGAAGCAGGTATCTCTGATAAACCTCCCCGGCCTGACTCCTATTCCGCCCCGCTCTCCCAGTCAAATTGACGAGTACCAACCGATATACAAAGGAAATAATTGCGAGTTCATCGGAAAGGCGTACGACAGACGAGCGAGACCTCGACAACACGCCGAACGAAAGAGACCCAAACATGCCGGCCAGAAATCCTCTTTCCGAGTGCCTGCTACATACGTGCGGTGTGTATTATGAGGGGAGTCGGTCTATATATGTTGGCTCCGTCATCATTATGTCGTCCAAGGCCGTGATAGATGGGTGTTGTTGTTTCGAGAACAACTACCGATACGGAGACGCAAAGGAAAAATAGGAAATAGTAAGGAGCTGAGTAATGCAATGGTGGAAATGAGTGTGGGTGCCCTGGGAGGGACGTATGACGAGTATGCCTGAAGGGAGAGTTGCGATTAATGTCGTGCGTGAAACGAACAAAAGGTCGCGCCAACACGAAGGAGGAAGGCGGCAGTGCCGGTTCGGAGAGGGAGCCGCAAAATAGAAGACGAAGACACCAGGCCTCAAGACACCTCAACCGTGCGGAGGAAGGGTCCATCAGGCGGCGTTCTCCTCGGCGGGAGCATCCTCAGCACCCTCGGCCGGCGTGGACTCGGCC belongs to Colletotrichum higginsianum IMI 349063 chromosome 5, whole genome shotgun sequence and includes:
- a CDS encoding Eukaryotic translation initiation factor 3 subunit G, with the protein product MATPKTKHDWADDEDVEETSTELPAPQTISNKDGTKTIITFRYNDQGKKVKMTRRIRYTTHTEKVNPRVAERKTWSKFGLSAKDPAGPAPDTTSVGENIIFRPSTNWRKDEKEQGEDAGAQALKDKLKDKQVKCRICNGEHFTARCPYKDTMAPVGGDAADVAAGMPDEPGAGGAAAAGGPGVKKGSYVPPALRAGAAGGAAAGDRMGGSKYGERDDLATLRVTNVSEMAEEQELRDMFERFGRVTRVFLAKDRETGLAKGFAFISFADRGDAVKAAAKMDGFGFKHLILRVEFAKKAA